The Sabethes cyaneus chromosome 1, idSabCyanKW18_F2, whole genome shotgun sequence DNA segment TTTCGGAGTGCTGACTAAGTGCTTGTTGAGAGTACACGTAGAACATAGTGGAAGTGCCATTGCAGGTGCGTGGTTGTGCGTATTGTGTGGTTTGGCTGGTACCTGGCTGGTCGAGAGAAGAAAACAGTTAGCAATCTTGTAAGTTTCATCTGTGAACAACTCATGGAGAGTGCCATTTTTCTCTTTGCTGGCCTCCCGAAGACCCAGCAGATGAATGTCTATACCGTGCCCTAGAATGTTTTGAACCATAACCTCCGTTTGGCGCGCAGCAGCACAGCGAAACAATTCCCTCAAATGGTCTCTCTAGCAATTAATTCAATAAAAATCATTATTGTTATCAGAAAGCAGTTCACAAAAATATTTAGAAATAACCAGATGTTAACGAAAATAGAATCAATTTTCTTAAGGCTACATACACTGTAAATACTGAAAGTTACTTTTTTCGCATCGTTCCCCTCGCAGCTATAGTCTTCTTCCTTGTCGCTCTCGAGTGTCACGTTTGCGCCTTCCCCTTGACACATAGCCTTTGCCCATTCGAGAGCCTCTATGCTGGCAGAACGAATGCAGTCCACACGTCCCTAGAACGATACCGTTATTCTAACTTTCTGTTCACATAAAGCATTACTTTAAATTTACCAGCAAAAATCTTCGTGTTGAAGCACTTTCGTAAGTGCTAACCAAATGACCGTATAGTCTAAAAAATTAAACGACCACAATTACAACTTGTATTGCGCGTATTTCCACATACACAACTCACTTGTAATACGCTAATTGCAGCGCCAGCTGGATGAACGCATCCGGACTAACTTGGCAAGCTTTGATGAAGTTTTTACCGAACGGTTTATACCGATAGACGTAGAAGTCAAGGTTCTCAATATTTCTGAAAATTCGAATAGTTAAAAAACACACACCGATTCAACCAAGGGTCAATTGTTAGTACTTATCAACAGTTCTCGATGCCTCCCTGATTCTCTGCTCAATTTCCGGTCGAATGATCCACTCAAGCCGTTCCGGTGGAGGCAAGTGGTCTTGCGAACCATTCTCCTCCCGGTTAGGTGCTTCGTCGATCTTCTTCAGTATCCCCTCCAGCAGTTGTACTACGGCAATACCCTCGGAAGGAGAATGTTCGTAGCATAAGCCCCAGCTTCCGTCATTACAAATGATGAGCTGCATCGTCTTGTCAAACCAGCGATTGCTGGAGTTATACTCGCTTCCACCACCATGGATCATTTCATGGGCCATGTTGCTTTCGTCGCGCCCGCCACAGTAGTGTGCGCCAGCAGGTGACCCATTGAAGCCACGCGCGTTGAACGTCAGCGGTATTGGCTCGTCGATGCAGATCTGGACGAGCGCTTGTTCGATTAGTTCGATGTTGCGGGcgttttgttcctccagcaGAAGCATTTGGCGATCGCGAGCCCATTTCGGACGTGGCTCTGCAGTTAGTATACCGATGCGAGGTGGTTTGCGAGCGAGGCACGGAGCATCGTCCAGTATGTACAACAGCTGGGATACGATTTCATCCTCCGTAAGCCGTCCACGATCGCCTGCTTTCACAGGGAGACAGTACAGCTGCAATAGAGAGGTTTGTAACTAGAATTTGTTTCAATTACTAATAAGC contains these protein-coding regions:
- the LOC128743047 gene encoding choline O-acetyltransferase, coding for MSTTEATDEFGFPEMLPKVPVPTLDQTMTEYLRVLQPIVTPQQLERTRAIIKQFTAPNGLGMTLQQYLLDKQEAEDNWAYYYWLNDMYMDNPLPLPINSNPGMVLPPRKFTTVNDVARFAARLIDNLMIHKEMLDSGGLVQERATSREKGQPLCMAQYYRLLGSCRRPGEQRDSQYLPEKRSDEHVIIFCRNQLYCLPVKAGDRGRLTEDEIVSQLLYILDDAPCLARKPPRIGILTAEPRPKWARDRQMLLLEEQNARNIELIEQALVQICIDEPIPLTFNARGFNGSPAGAHYCGGRDESNMAHEMIHGGGSEYNSSNRWFDKTMQLIICNDGSWGLCYEHSPSEGIAVVQLLEGILKKIDEAPNREENGSQDHLPPPERLEWIIRPEIEQRIREASRTVDKNIENLDFYVYRYKPFGKNFIKACQVSPDAFIQLALQLAYYKLYGHLVSTYESASTRRFLLGRVDCIRSASIEALEWAKAMCQGEGANVTLESDKEEDYSCEGNDAKKVTFSIYSRDHLRELFRCAAARQTEVMVQNILGHGIDIHLLGLREASKEKNGTLHELFTDETYKIANCFLLSTSQVACSTNSFMGYGPVTPHGYGASYNPHPNEIIFCISAFFSSDKTSASRFARSLQDSLDAMRDLLS